From Parafrankia irregularis, a single genomic window includes:
- a CDS encoding DUF4240 domain-containing protein codes for MADFWQIIGESRARDASDLESALDRLSAQLNGLSPAELMHFAEQLRESLYYLDRREIAEIPVRVPGGLKFPQTSDHFLYARCACVLAGEDAYNAALQYGAEFERFVKPFVQEAEGLLYLASDLYEEKTGRKMEVGRNFPIESMSNVQGWSG; via the coding sequence GGCAGATCATTGGGGAAAGTCGAGCTCGGGACGCGAGCGACCTTGAGAGTGCGCTCGATAGGCTGTCCGCCCAGCTCAACGGACTCAGTCCGGCCGAGTTGATGCACTTCGCGGAGCAGCTACGCGAGTCCCTGTATTATCTGGACCGGAGGGAGATTGCAGAGATTCCGGTCAGAGTACCCGGTGGCCTGAAGTTCCCTCAAACAAGTGACCACTTCCTCTATGCGCGCTGTGCCTGCGTCCTGGCCGGCGAGGACGCCTATAATGCTGCGCTGCAGTATGGTGCGGAATTTGAGCGGTTTGTAAAGCCGTTTGTTCAAGAGGCTGAAGGGCTTCTTTATCTAGCCTCCGACCTCTATGAGGAGAAGACTGGAAGAAAGATGGAGGTTGGAAGAAACTTCCCGATCGAATCGATGTCGAACGTGCAGGGGTGGTCTGGATAG